One Brassica napus cultivar Da-Ae chromosome A1, Da-Ae, whole genome shotgun sequence genomic region harbors:
- the LOC106445253 gene encoding probable calcium-binding protein CML21 has product MGAAVTKSDGQETKLEAKIIEAVQRRASRGTTMKSFNSIVLKFPKIDEGLRNCKAIFQEFDEDSNGSIDHTELKNCFRKLEISFEEDEINDLFEACDINEDMGITFTEFIVLLCLVYLLKDDSSTLQKKWRLGMPKLEPTFETLVDTFVFLDENKDGLVSREEMVRAIDESGERSSGRIAMKRFEEMDWDKNGMVNFKEFLFAFTQWVGIDESEEEDDDDNNDKA; this is encoded by the exons ATGGGAGCTGCGGTGACGAAATCTGATGGTCAAGAGACGAAGCTAGAGGCTAAGATCATAGAAGCCGTGCAACGCAGGGCATCGAGAGGAACCACGATGAAATCATTCAACAGCATTGTTCTCAAGTTCCCAAAGATCGACGAGGGTCTTCGAAACTGCAAAGCTATCTTCCAAGAGTTTG ACGAGGATTCGAATGGGTCGATTGATCACACAGAGCTAAAGAATTGTTTCAGGAAGCTAGAGATCTCGTTCGAGGAAGACGAGATCAATGACTTGTTTGAAGCTTGTGATATCAACGAGGATATGGGGATTACATTTACTGAGTTCATTGTTCTTCTCTGTCTCGTCTATCTTCTTAAGGACGATTCATCCACCCTCCAAAAG AAATGGAGACTGGGAATGCCGAAGCTGGAACCAACGTTTGAGACGCTAGTGGACACATTCGTGTTCCTGGATGAGAACAAGGATGGACTAGTTAGCCGCGAGGAGATGGTCCGAGCTATTGATGAATCTGGAGAACGTTCCTCCGGGAGGATAGCAATGAAAAGATTTG AGGAGATGGACTGGGACAAGAATGGAATGGTGAACTTCAAAGAGTTCTTGTTCGCATTTACG